The proteins below are encoded in one region of Pomacea canaliculata isolate SZHN2017 linkage group LG7, ASM307304v1, whole genome shotgun sequence:
- the LOC112568715 gene encoding uncharacterized protein LOC112568715 isoform X2 — translation MGFTMTITTLAVLVTLTFGSAADSQQESADDCALKSDLQALNTTIDKDCAVKSTVTAHMEALNTTIGRDEKAVSFHAVGNADIDEKSVVKFEDVVENHGDGYDPSTGCFMVSVPGVYILSFTLSYRKKEQGHADWLALGYWYKNSSYHLILYTFLQTDEGRQASHAS, via the exons ATGG GGTTCACAATGACCATCACGACCCTGGCAGTGTTAGTGACATTGACCTTTGGGTCAGCAGCTGACAGCCAGCAAGAGTCAG CTGACGACTGCGCTTTGAAGTCGGACTTGCAAGCCCTGAATACAACGATTG ATAAGGACTGCGCTGTGAAGTCAACCGTGACAGCGCACATGGAGGCCTTGAACACAACCATTG GTCGTGACGAGAAAGCAGTTTCTTTCCACGCTGTAGGCAATGCTGATATTGATGAGAAAAGCGTGGTCAAGTTCGAGGATGTGGTGGAGAACCATGGCGATGGCTACGACCCGTCCACCGGCTGCTTCATGGTGTCTGTGCCCGGTGTCTACATCCTCTCCTTCACACTCTCCTACCGCAAGAAGGAGCAGGGCCACGCCGACTGGTTGGCTCTGGGCTACTGGTATAAGAATTCGTCGTATCACCTGATTCTCTACACCTTCCTTCAGACAGACGAGGGTCGGCAAGCATCACATGCGTCGTGA
- the LOC112568715 gene encoding uncharacterized protein LOC112568715 isoform X1: protein MGFTMTITTLAVLVTLTFGSAADSQQESADDCALKSDLQALNTTIAGDYALKSTVGKLQTDLLALDTEIDKDCAVKSTVTAHMEALNTTIGRDEKAVSFHAVGNADIDEKSVVKFEDVVENHGDGYDPSTGCFMVSVPGVYILSFTLSYRKKEQGHADWLALGYWYKNSSYHLILYTFLQTDEGRQASHAS, encoded by the exons ATGG GGTTCACAATGACCATCACGACCCTGGCAGTGTTAGTGACATTGACCTTTGGGTCAGCAGCTGACAGCCAGCAAGAGTCAG CTGACGACTGCGCTTTGAAGTCGGACTTGCAAGCCCTGAATACAACGATTG CCGGCGACTACGCTTTGAAGTCGACCGTCGGAAAACTTCAAACAGACCTACTCGCCCTCGACACAGAGAttg ATAAGGACTGCGCTGTGAAGTCAACCGTGACAGCGCACATGGAGGCCTTGAACACAACCATTG GTCGTGACGAGAAAGCAGTTTCTTTCCACGCTGTAGGCAATGCTGATATTGATGAGAAAAGCGTGGTCAAGTTCGAGGATGTGGTGGAGAACCATGGCGATGGCTACGACCCGTCCACCGGCTGCTTCATGGTGTCTGTGCCCGGTGTCTACATCCTCTCCTTCACACTCTCCTACCGCAAGAAGGAGCAGGGCCACGCCGACTGGTTGGCTCTGGGCTACTGGTATAAGAATTCGTCGTATCACCTGATTCTCTACACCTTCCTTCAGACAGACGAGGGTCGGCAAGCATCACATGCGTCGTGA